One window from the genome of Mauremys mutica isolate MM-2020 ecotype Southern chromosome 4, ASM2049712v1, whole genome shotgun sequence encodes:
- the LOC123368036 gene encoding olfactory receptor 1019-like — MIYVITLAGNLGMIVLIRFNSRLHTPMYYFLSNLSLADVGNYSVVAPRLLMTFVVQAKPISLAACAAQFFFVCNFLTNEVCLLAVMAYDRFIAICNPLLYSVVMSKRLCVLLVVASYTCGFVNAVVQTPFIFTLSFCDSNVINRFFCDIPPILKLSCSDTHSANMVHFTLSSIVVMTSILIVLFSYMYILIAILKIHSAKGRYKTFSTCSSHLTAVTIFYGTVIFMYLRPSSGYTTDPDKIISVFYIIIIPMLNPRSTA; from the coding sequence ATGATCTATGTTATCACCCTGGCGGGGAATCTAGGGATGATCGTGTTGATCAGGTTCAACTCCCgactccacacccccatgtactatttcctcagCAATTTGTCTCTTGCCGATGTTGGTAATTACTCGGTGGTTGCTCCCCGGTTGCTGATGACTTTTGTGGTTCAGGCCAAACCCATTTCTCTCGCTGCATGCGCAGCACAATTTTTCTTTGTCTGTAACTTTCTGACCAATGAAGTTTGCCTGTTGGCGGTAATGGCATATGATCGCTTCATAGCCATCTGTAACCCCTTGCTCTATAGCGTCGTCATGTCAAAGAGACTTTGTGTATTACTAGTGGTTGCTTCATACACATGTGGCTTTGTGAATGCAGTTGTTCAGACTCCATTTATATTTACCCTGTCCTTCTGTGACTCCAATGTCATCAACCGtttcttctgtgacatccccCCAATCCTTAAACTGTCTTGCTCTGACACCCACAGCGCTAACATGGTGCATTTCACCTTGTCCAGTATAGTGGTCATGACGAGTATTCTCATTGTACTATTCTCCTACATGTACATCCTCATTGCCATCCTGAAGATCCACTCTGCCAAGGGCAGATACAaaaccttctccacctgctcctcccacctgaCAGCTGTCACAATTTTCTACGGGACTGTGATCTTCATGTATTTACGACCCAGTTCCGGCTACACCACAGACCCAGACAAGATCATCTCTGTGTTTTATATAATCATAATTCCCATGCTGAACCCccgatctacagcctga
- the LOC123368033 gene encoding olfactory receptor 1019-like: MAERNHTTVTEFIFVGFTDHPELQIPLFMLFLVMYVVSLMGNLGMIVLIMVETRLHTPMYFFLSQMSIVDIGYSTAIAPRLLMTFVAETRTIPLIECAAQLFFVCFFVTNECCLLAVIAYDRFKAICNPLLYRAIMSKRHCVLFVAGTYVCGSVNSVVQTLFIFSLSFCSSNVVNHFFCDVPPMLKLSCSDTHVTDLVLFTFSTVIGMTSFLGVLISYMCILVAILRIRSAKGRHKTFSTCVSHLTVVTMFYGTLICIYLRPSSSYVMDQDKVTSVFYALVIPMLNPLIYSLRNKEVNDAFKRMIYRKNFSW; encoded by the coding sequence ATGGCAGAGAGAAACCACACCACGGTGACTGAGTTCATTTTCGTAGGATTCACAGATCATCCAGAGCTACAGATCCCCCTCTTTATGTTGTTCCTAGTGATGTATGTGGTCAGCCTGATGGGGAATCTTGGGATGATAGTGTTAATTATGGTTGAAACCCGACTTCATACTCCCATGTACTTTTTCCTAAGCCAGATGTCCATTGTAGACATTGGCTATTCCACTGCCATAGCTCCCAGGTTGCTAATGACCTTTGTAGCAGAGACTAGAACCATTCCTTTGATTGAGTGTGCGGCACAACTATTCTTCGTCTGTTTCTTTGTGACCAATGAATGTTGCCTCCTGGCTGTGATTGCATATGACCGCTTCAAAGCTATCTGTAATCCTCTGCTATACAGAGCCATTATGTCCAAGAGACACTGTGTCTTGTTTGTGGCTGGTACATATGTATGTGGCTCTGTGAATTCAGTTGTGCAAACTCTATTTATATTCAGTCTGTCCTTCTGCAGCTCCAATGTTgtcaaccatttcttctgtgatgtGCCCCCTATGCTGAAGCTGTCCTGCTCTGACACCCATGTCACTGACCTTGTACTTTTCACTTTCTCTACTGTAATTGGAATGACTAGTTTCCTGGGTGTCCTAATCTCCTACATGTGCATCCTTGTGGCAATTCTCAGGATCCGTTCTGCCAAGGGGAGACACAAAACCTTTTCCACCTGCGTCTCGCACCTGACAGTCGTCACTATGTTTTATGGGACACTGATATGTATATATTTAAGACCCAGTTCTAGCTACGTGATGGACCAAGACAAGGTTACCTCTGTGTTTTATGCCCTTGTGATCCCCATGTTGAACCCcctgatctacagcctgagaaacaaggaggTAAATGATGCCTTTAAAAGGATGATATACAGGAAGAATTTTTCTTGGTAA